A region of Cellulophaga sp. RHA19 DNA encodes the following proteins:
- a CDS encoding DUF4407 domain-containing protein, producing the protein MIKRFFILCSGADTAILETCSNGEQNKYAGIGATVFFTAVMAFIACAYALYTVFDNVYYAVFFGLVWGLLIFNLDRFIVSTIKKRDNFKSELLQAAPRIVLAVIIAIVISKPLEMKIFEKEINQVLLEQKNDLTLANKEQIALQYNPKKEVIHQSIEKLKQDITIKEAETNALYNTYIAEAEGREGTKLLGKGPVYEEKRQKHDAALQELQKLKETNAVKITALEEQAVALDTAYATSVKDSQPIIDGFDGLMARITALNKLPWLPSFFIFLLFLAIETSPIIAKLLAPKGIYDYKLEEEESVVKTWVTQKVEQRNMLMQTDAAINKKVYEDIEQENEVYNYKKQQAEKLLKQQTDAFHNIQAKNL; encoded by the coding sequence ATGATTAAACGTTTTTTTATACTCTGCTCCGGAGCAGATACTGCTATACTAGAAACTTGCTCTAACGGTGAGCAAAACAAATACGCTGGCATTGGCGCAACTGTATTTTTTACTGCTGTTATGGCTTTTATTGCTTGTGCATATGCATTATACACTGTTTTTGACAATGTTTACTACGCTGTGTTTTTTGGACTTGTTTGGGGCTTACTTATTTTTAATTTAGATCGTTTTATTGTTTCTACCATTAAAAAAAGAGACAATTTTAAAAGTGAATTGTTACAGGCCGCACCACGTATTGTTTTAGCTGTTATAATAGCCATTGTTATTTCAAAACCTTTAGAAATGAAGATTTTTGAAAAAGAAATAAATCAGGTTTTACTAGAACAAAAGAACGATTTAACGCTTGCAAACAAGGAACAAATTGCATTACAGTACAATCCAAAAAAGGAAGTCATTCATCAATCTATAGAAAAATTAAAACAAGATATTACAATTAAAGAAGCAGAAACCAACGCTCTTTACAACACTTACATTGCCGAGGCAGAAGGTAGAGAAGGTACTAAACTACTAGGCAAAGGACCTGTTTATGAAGAAAAAAGACAAAAACATGATGCTGCCTTGCAAGAATTACAAAAACTAAAAGAAACCAATGCAGTAAAAATTACAGCACTTGAAGAGCAAGCAGTGGCATTAGATACAGCATATGCTACTTCTGTTAAAGACTCGCAACCTATTATTGACGGTTTTGATGGTTTAATGGCGCGTATAACGGCTTTAAACAAGTTACCATGGTTGCCATCATTCTTTATATTTTTATTGTTCTTAGCAATAGAAACGTCTCCTATAATAGCAAAACTACTAGCTCCAAAAGGTATATACGATTATAAATTGGAAGAAGAAGAAAGTGTTGTAAAAACTTGGGTAACACAAAAGGTAGAACAACGCAATATGTTAATGCAAACAGATGCTGCTATTAACAAAAAAGTATATGAAGATATTGAACAAGAAAACGAAGTTTATAATTATAAAAAGCAACAAGCAGAAAAATTACTAAAACAACAAACTGATGCTTTCCATAACATACAAGCCAAAAACTTGTAA
- a CDS encoding M56 family metallopeptidase: MLIYLLKSTACLAILFLFYKVFLEEQNMHKFKRFYLLAALALSFGIPLITFTTYIQLPTIIYETPLEYGNRNSTEIIAEPTNYWPYIIWSIYGLGVLIFSIKFIKNSTNLFLKIKQNPKQRLQNHTNVLLTEKTTPHTFLSYIFLNKKAYQHKKIPKEVLLHEITHAKQKHSIDVLFIEVLQVVFWFNPLIYFIKHTIKLNHEFLADQAVLNQGADTVSYRKILLAFSSNATEPHMANSINYSSIKKRFTVMKKRTSKRSVVLRSLLLIPLAALLFYSFSNQKTEEVLVDTQASHTNKNVGKGASGKMMQEYINYIQNYQNAKKKVINMPDYNRVVAIYDLMTEEQRATVTDHKTILKFPSIDLKNTTKKAPTQSEFNSWKNKENFAIWIDNKHVPNSILNKYSASDILHFNNSYVYKNARSTKFPQEHQVNLFTKQGFANTYIKADVNTYNSILQNYNSELNVFKNNNAISNDDLDIKNVQLKKLYAEFSKEEIEKYNILFPESIPVKNSEQPGLVIKEEKQDPLETYKKEYNTYVTLTKQEPHYIHRSEAEKKKMDDLFTLLGSLYFSLSKEDRAKVKRVKAPISPYVMLIKNGKTEYKKRSELTAEDKKLLPPPPPPPLPPSNNKQDSKELAKARATFKKDANAYGNAVSEYRKQGKGTREELNKLHKKTMESYERCSALIKKEKGAAPLPPPPPPAPPIKN; the protein is encoded by the coding sequence ATGCTTATATACCTATTAAAATCTACAGCTTGTTTAGCCATATTATTTCTTTTTTATAAAGTGTTTTTAGAAGAGCAAAATATGCACAAGTTTAAACGTTTTTACCTACTAGCTGCTTTAGCTTTAAGTTTTGGTATACCGCTAATAACGTTTACAACATACATACAATTGCCAACAATAATTTATGAAACACCATTGGAGTATGGCAACAGAAATAGTACAGAAATTATTGCAGAACCTACCAATTACTGGCCATACATAATTTGGAGTATTTATGGCTTGGGCGTTTTAATTTTTAGTATAAAATTTATTAAAAACAGCACTAACCTATTTTTAAAAATAAAGCAAAATCCTAAGCAAAGGTTACAAAACCATACCAATGTACTGTTAACTGAGAAAACTACACCACATACTTTTTTAAGTTATATATTTTTAAATAAAAAAGCCTATCAACATAAAAAAATACCAAAAGAGGTGTTGCTGCATGAAATTACACATGCAAAGCAAAAACACTCTATAGATGTATTATTTATAGAGGTATTGCAAGTTGTATTCTGGTTTAATCCGCTTATCTATTTTATAAAGCATACTATTAAATTAAATCACGAATTTTTAGCAGACCAAGCAGTCCTAAATCAGGGTGCAGACACTGTTAGCTACAGAAAAATTTTACTCGCATTTTCATCAAATGCAACAGAGCCCCATATGGCAAACTCAATTAATTATTCATCAATCAAAAAACGATTTACAGTTATGAAAAAAAGAACCTCAAAACGGTCGGTTGTATTAAGAAGCTTACTGCTTATACCTTTAGCAGCATTGCTTTTTTACAGTTTTAGCAACCAAAAAACAGAAGAAGTATTAGTAGACACTCAAGCCTCACACACAAATAAAAATGTAGGGAAAGGTGCTTCAGGAAAAATGATGCAAGAGTATATTAATTACATTCAGAATTACCAAAACGCTAAGAAAAAGGTAATTAATATGCCAGATTATAATAGAGTAGTTGCCATTTATGATCTAATGACAGAAGAACAACGTGCAACCGTTACAGACCATAAAACTATTCTTAAATTTCCTAGCATAGATTTAAAAAACACAACAAAAAAAGCACCAACACAATCGGAGTTTAATTCTTGGAAAAACAAAGAAAACTTTGCTATTTGGATAGATAATAAACACGTTCCTAATTCTATATTAAACAAGTATTCGGCATCAGATATTCTTCATTTTAACAACAGTTATGTGTACAAAAATGCACGTAGCACAAAGTTTCCGCAAGAACACCAAGTAAATTTATTTACCAAACAAGGGTTTGCCAATACATACATTAAAGCTGATGTAAATACCTATAATAGTATACTCCAAAATTATAATAGCGAGTTAAATGTATTTAAAAATAACAACGCAATCTCTAACGATGATTTAGACATAAAAAATGTTCAATTAAAAAAACTTTATGCTGAGTTTAGCAAAGAAGAAATAGAAAAATACAACATTCTTTTCCCTGAAAGCATTCCTGTTAAAAATTCTGAACAGCCAGGTTTAGTTATAAAAGAAGAAAAACAAGATCCTTTAGAAACCTATAAAAAAGAATACAACACATATGTAACCTTAACTAAACAAGAGCCACATTATATACATAGGTCAGAAGCTGAGAAAAAGAAAATGGATGACCTTTTTACATTATTAGGTAGCCTGTACTTTAGCTTAAGCAAAGAGGATAGAGCTAAAGTAAAAAGAGTAAAAGCACCTATTTCACCATACGTTATGCTGATTAAGAATGGCAAAACAGAATACAAAAAAAGAAGCGAGTTAACGGCAGAAGATAAAAAATTATTACCACCACCTCCACCACCACCATTACCTCCATCAAATAACAAACAAGATTCTAAAGAACTTGCAAAAGCCAGAGCTACTTTTAAAAAAGATGCTAATGCATATGGTAATGCCGTTAGTGAATACAGAAAACAAGGAAAAGGGACTAGGGAAGAGTTAAATAAATTACACAAAAAAACAATGGAAAGCTATGAGAGATGTAGCGCTTTAATTAAAAAAGAAAAAGGAGCAGCTCCGTTACCACCACCGCCACCTCCTGCTCCACCAATAAAGAACTAA
- a CDS encoding solute:sodium symporter family transporter codes for MLLTLLSFVGFTVLVAVISYLATRKTNENSSDGYFLGGRSLTAGVIAGSLLLTNLSTEQLVGLNSDAYTDGLSVMAWETLAAIAIVITAIFLLPRYLKGGLTTVPQFLAERFDVTTKTITSGLFLTGYVVVLLPVILYSGSVAISGMFNVPENLGISHTASIWLCVWGIGIIGGIYAVFGGLKAVVVSDSINAIGLLIGGILIPVFGLMYIGDGSIMDGLSILTTENPEKFNSMGTKTDSVPFSTIFTGMMLVNLFYWGTNQQIIQRALGAKNLAEGQKGLLLASFIKILGPLILVLPGIIAFHIFEGKIDSSSAYPLLVGKVLPDYLVGFFAAVLFGAILSSFNSVLNSSVTLFGLDIYKQHINPEASETKVVKNGKIFGIVLALAAMFIAPFIANAGSLFGYLQEVNGIYSIPIFSVIIIGFLTKRVPAVAAKVGIITGSLLYIISQFLMKPYFVSSALEKAEAAGVTGADALAVVEADAYPHFLHVMAILCVVNSLIMLAIGKIKPRETAFEQKYTEQVEIKPYKYVNQIGIVICLIVVAIYVYFAN; via the coding sequence TATTAACATTACTGTCCTTTGTGGGCTTTACAGTTTTGGTGGCCGTTATATCTTATTTGGCTACAAGAAAAACAAATGAAAACTCTTCTGATGGGTATTTTTTAGGAGGAAGAAGTTTAACTGCAGGTGTTATTGCAGGATCTCTTTTACTAACAAACCTTTCTACAGAGCAATTAGTAGGTTTAAATTCTGATGCTTACACAGATGGTTTGTCTGTTATGGCTTGGGAAACGTTAGCAGCAATAGCAATAGTTATTACTGCTATTTTTTTATTACCAAGGTATTTAAAAGGTGGTTTAACAACTGTACCGCAATTTTTAGCAGAACGTTTTGATGTTACTACAAAAACAATAACATCTGGTTTGTTTTTAACAGGTTATGTAGTTGTATTATTACCTGTAATTTTATACTCTGGTTCTGTTGCCATAAGCGGAATGTTTAATGTGCCAGAAAACTTAGGAATTAGTCACACAGCATCTATATGGCTATGTGTTTGGGGAATAGGAATTATAGGAGGTATTTATGCAGTTTTTGGAGGTTTAAAAGCTGTTGTTGTATCAGACTCTATAAATGCAATAGGTTTGTTAATTGGTGGTATTTTAATTCCTGTTTTTGGATTAATGTATATTGGAGACGGTAGTATAATGGATGGTTTATCTATTTTAACTACAGAAAACCCAGAGAAATTTAACTCTATGGGAACTAAAACAGACTCAGTTCCTTTTTCTACAATTTTTACAGGTATGATGTTGGTTAACCTTTTTTATTGGGGAACAAACCAACAAATTATACAAAGAGCCTTAGGTGCTAAAAACTTAGCAGAAGGACAAAAAGGATTGTTATTGGCTTCTTTTATAAAAATATTAGGTCCATTGATTTTAGTTTTACCAGGCATTATAGCGTTTCATATTTTTGAAGGTAAAATAGACTCTTCTAGCGCATACCCTTTACTAGTTGGTAAAGTATTGCCAGACTATTTAGTTGGCTTTTTTGCAGCAGTATTATTTGGTGCAATTTTAAGTTCTTTTAATAGTGTTTTAAATAGTTCTGTAACCTTATTTGGCTTAGATATTTACAAACAGCATATAAACCCAGAGGCAAGTGAAACTAAAGTAGTTAAAAACGGTAAAATATTTGGAATTGTATTGGCCTTGGCAGCAATGTTTATTGCTCCTTTTATAGCAAATGCGGGTAGTTTATTTGGATATTTACAAGAAGTAAATGGTATTTATAGTATTCCAATTTTTTCAGTAATAATTATTGGTTTTTTAACTAAAAGAGTTCCTGCAGTAGCGGCTAAAGTTGGTATTATAACAGGTTCTTTGTTATATATTATTAGTCAGTTTTTAATGAAGCCTTATTTTGTAAGCTCTGCCTTAGAAAAAGCAGAAGCAGCCGGAGTTACTGGTGCAGATGCATTAGCTGTAGTAGAAGCAGATGCTTACCCTCACTTTTTACACGTTATGGCTATATTATGCGTAGTAAACTCTTTAATAATGTTAGCTATTGGTAAAATTAAGCCAAGAGAAACTGCTTTTGAGCAAAAATACACAGAGCAAGTAGAAATAAAGCCTTATAAGTACGTAAACCAAATAGGTATTGTTATTTGTTTAATAGTAGTAGCTATATACGTTTACTTTGCTAATTAA